One segment of Carya illinoinensis cultivar Pawnee chromosome 1, C.illinoinensisPawnee_v1, whole genome shotgun sequence DNA contains the following:
- the LOC122290528 gene encoding actin-depolymerizing factor 2: MANAASGMAVHDDCKLKFLELKAKRTYRFIVYKIEEKQKEVVVEKLGEPTESYEDLSASLPANECRYAVYDFDFLTEENVPKSRIVFIAWSPDTSKVRSKMIYASSKDRFKRELDGIQVELQATDPTEMGLDVIRSRST; encoded by the exons ATG GCAAACGCAGCATCTGGGATGGCTGTGCATGATGACTGCAAGCTAAAGTTTTTAGAACTGAAGGCAAAACGAACTTACCGCTTCATTGTTTACAAGATTGAAGAGAAGCAAAAGGAGGTGGTTGTGGAAAAGCTTGGTGAGCCAACCGAGAGTTATGAGGATCTCTCTGCAAGCCTTCCTGCTAACGAGTGCCGATATGCTGTGTATGACTTTGACTTTCTGACAGAAGAGAATGTCCCAAAGAGCAGGATTGTTTTCATTGCTTG GTCCCCGGATACTTCAAAAGTGAGAAGCAAGATGATTTATGCAAGCTCGAAGGACAGGTTCAAGAGAGAATTGGATGGTATTCAGGTGGAGTTGCAAGCTACTGATCCCACCGAGATGGGCCTTGATGTTATTAGAAGCCGGTCTACCTGA
- the LOC122290520 gene encoding pentatricopeptide repeat-containing protein At2g39620 translates to MRVNYALRRPYHAPAPAKTACEVPSSPPSSSYNYPNYLRLLSSCKDLKSLLQVHGRLIVSGLREDHFTLSHLINSYSSFHKLDLARSVFEFSASPCVILWNSMIRAYTRSKKCKEALIMYHCMLEKGLEPDKYTFTFVLKACTGALDWQEGILVHHEIARRRLDCDVFIVTGLVDMYCKIGDLRSARELFDSLPKKDVVAWNTMIAGLSQSKDPREALRLFWGMQLGGVEPDSVSLLNLVPAVSSLADIDYCRSIHGYAVRRDFHSAVLNGLIDMYCKCKDVSSARQLFDRMWGRDDVSWRTMIMGYVFDGCFLEALKLFDTMKVENRRIDKMSAVSALLAAAEMRDLDKGVDIHNCAIQEGIDSDVLVATPIVTMYVKCGQLEKAKQLFKGLRWRDLVAWCAFINAVVQSGYPKEALSLFRDMQNDNMKPENVTLVSIVSACAELPSVRLGKSVHCYAIKADFDLDFSTGTALVSMYSKWGLFTWALNVFSRIPCKDVVTWNVLISGFAYIGDVYHAMELFCKLQLSGIHLVAGTMVSLLGACMLSNDLNQGTCIHGKIIRSGYESDCPIRNALIDMYSNCGSHSSAEFLFYETEFTRDVVSWNVLIGGYLQNGHANKAISSFCRMKLENFQPNLVTFACVLPAVAYLAALREGMAFHACIIRMGFLSSALVGNSLIDMYAKCGQLDSSEKFFNEMENKNTVSWNAMLAGYAVHGQGSNAVALFSLMQESYVQVDSVSFVNILSACRHACLIEEGRKIFESMFEKHHLEPGLEHYACMVDLLGRAGLFDETLILIKTMPMEADAGVWGALLGACKMHSNIKLGEMALQHLVKLEPENPTNHVVLSSMFAESGRWGHEDSTRSRMNGSGLKKIPGCSWVEVKNGIHAFRGVD, encoded by the coding sequence ATGAGAGTAAATTATGCACTACGTAGACCATATCATGCACCAGCACCCGCGAAGACTGCTTGTGAAGTCCCATCTTCACCCCCCAGCAGTTCATATAATTACCCCAACTACCTTCGTCTCCTCTCGTCATGCAAAGACCTCAAGTCACTGCTTCAAGTCCATGGCCGTTTGATAGTGTCAGGCCTTAGAGAAGACCATTTCACACTCTCCCATCTCATTAATTCCTACTCTTCGTTTCACAAACTTGATTTGGCTCGCTCTGTTTTCGAATTCTCGGCTAGCCCATGTGTCATTCTATGGAATTCAATGATAAGAGCTTATACTCGGTCAAAAAAATGCAAAGAAGCTCTCATTATGTACCATTGCATGTTGGAGAAAGGGCTGGAACCTGACAAGTACACCTTCacttttgttttgaaagctTGTACAGGTGCTTTAGACTGGCAGGAGGGTATTTTAGTTCACCATGAAATAGCCCGTAGACGATTAGATTGTGATGTGTTTATAGTGACCGGTCTTGTTGATATGTATTGCAAAATTGGTGATTTGAGAAGTGCAAGAGAGCTGTTTGATAGTTTGCCAAAGAAAGATGTCGTAGCTTGGAATACAATGATTGCAGGGTTGTCACAAAGCAAGGATCCTCGTGAGGCGTTGAGATTATTTTGGGGTATGCAGTTGGGGGGTGTTGAGCCTGACTCAGTGAGTTTGTTGAACTTGGTTCCAGCTGTTTCAAGTTTAGCAGATATTGATTACTGTAGATCTATCCATGGATATGCGGTTAGGAGGGATTTTCATTCTGCTGTTTTGAATGGATTGATTGATATGTACTGTAAGTGTAAAGATGTAAGTTCCGCTCGCCAGCTTTTTGATCGGATGTGGGGCCGAGATGATGTGTCTTGGAGGACGATGATTATGGGCTATGTGTTCGATGGATGTTTCCTTGAGGCATTGAAGTTATTTGATACAATGAAAGTAGAGAATCGGAGGATAGATAAGATGTCCGCTGTGAGTGCTCTATTGGCTGCTGCGGAGATGAGAGATTTAGACAAAGGGGTTGATATCCATAATTGTGCTATTCAAGAAGGGATTGATTCGGATGTTTTGGTTGCTACTCCTATTGTGACCATGTATGTGAAGTGTGGACAATTAGAGAAGGCCAAACAATTGTTTAAGGGACTTCGGTGGAGGGATTTAGTTGCTTGGTGTGCATTTATAAATGCTGTTGTCCAATCTGGATATCCCAAAGAAGCATTGTCTCTATTTCGAGATATGCAGAATGACAATATGAAACCAGAGAACGTAACTCTGGTGAGTATCGTTTCGGCATGTGCAGAACTACCATCTGTAAGATTAGGTAAAAGCGTGCACTGTTATGCTATCAAGGCTGACTTTGATCTTGATTTTTCAACAGGAACAGCGCTTGTATCAATGTATTCTAAATGGGGATTATTTACTTGGGCGCTGAATGTTTTCAGTAGAATTCCATGTAAAGATGTCGTGACATGGAATGTTCTAATAAGTGGGTTTGCATATATTGGTGACGTATACCATGCTATGGAATTGTTCTGTAAATTACAGCTATCAGGAATACATCTAGTAGCAGGTACCATGGTCAGTTTGCTTGGCGCTTGTATGCTGTCAAATGACTTGAACCAGGGCACCTGCATTCATGGGAAAATTATAAGAAGTGGATATGAATCTGACTGTCCTATAAGGAATGCTCTCATTGACATGTATTCAAATTGTGGGAGCCATTCTTCAGCTGAATTCTTGTTCTATGAAACAGAGTTTACGAGGGATGTGGTTTCTTGGAATGTCTTAATTGGAGGATACCTACAGAATGGACATGCAAATAAAGCCATATCCTCCTTTTGCCGGATGAAATTGGAGAACTTTCAACCAAATTTAGTCACATTTGCATGTGTCCTTCCAGCAGTGGCATATCTGGCAGCCTTACGAGAAGGCATGGCTTTTCATGCCTGCATTATCCGAATGGGATTTCTGTCTAGTGCACTTGTTGGGAATAGTCTTATTGATATGTATGCTAAATGTGGGCAGCTCGATTCTTCGGAGAAATTCTTTAATGAGatggaaaacaaaaacacaGTTTCATGGAATGCAATGCTTGCAGGATATGCAGTACATGGACAAGGCAGCAATGCCGTTGCACTTTTCTCGCTTATGCAAGAGAGCTATGTCCAAGTTGATTCCGTGTCCTTCGTCAATATTTTATCTGCTTGTAGACATGCATGTTTAATAGAAGAAGGAAGGAAAATTTTTGAGTCCATGTTTGAAAAACACCATCTTGAACCAGGGTTGGAACACTATGCTTGCATGGTAGATCTTCTAGGTCGAGCTGGTCTATTTGATGAAACCTTGATTTTGATAAAGACAATGCCAATGGAAGCTGATGCTGGAGTTTGGGGAGCCTTATTGGGTGCTTGTAAAATGCATTCTAATATCAAGTTGGGTGAAATGGCGTTGCAACATCTTGTCAAACTTGAACCTGAAAATCCAACGAATCATGTAGTTTTATCGAGTATGTTTGCGGAATCCGGTAGATGGGGTCATGAGGACAGCACCAGGTCAAGGATGAATGGGTCTGGATTGAAGAAAATTCCAGGCTGTAGCTGGGTTGAAGTGAAAAACGGGATCCATGCCTTCAGAGGCGTGGACTAG